The proteins below come from a single Triticum aestivum cultivar Chinese Spring chromosome 5D, IWGSC CS RefSeq v2.1, whole genome shotgun sequence genomic window:
- the LOC123122257 gene encoding L10-interacting MYB domain-containing protein-like, whose product MTEKAVWDDAHLKKLIEILREEVEKGNRPLGYLNKRGWENVLEKWEARTGKKYPKDKFKNKWDAIKNEYTWFMELKNEATGLGWDDAKRTVDCSKEWWDEHIKRCQESTGKKCNHMKFKKQGPKHLEDLHIIFDKVHVTGASASCAGDISSDESSDDNAVPFEKPDGSAQMKLASSKKPKPSKKRKQPSNANEEKEEKSPFLRLYKQTCEKIESGVEKITSSVEASSAPLTNHVPTISEVMKMVKECGVKEKTALMHTTLTLIVKPEFREIFNVLETKEGRFDFLEREHEKEMLKHV is encoded by the exons ATGACTGAGAAGGCGGTGTGGGATGATGCCCATCTCAAGAAACTCATTGAAATATTGAGAGAAGAGGTTGAAAAGGGGAATAGGCCATTAGGTTATTTAAACAAGAGGGGTTGGGAAAACGTTTTGGAGAAATGGGAAGCTAGAACGGGAAAGAAGTATCCCAAGGATAAATTCAAAAACAAGTGGGATGCCATAAAAAATGAGTACACTTGGTTCATGGAGTTGAAAAATGAAGCAACTGGGCTTGGATGGGATGATGCGAAGAGAACCGTTGATTGCTCTAAAGAATGGTGGGATGAACATATCAAG AGATGCCAAGAGAGTACAGGAAAGAAATGCAATCATATGAAGTTCAAAAAACAGGGACCAAAGCaccttgaagatttgcacatcaTATTTGACAAAGTACATGTTACTGGGGCTAGTGCTTCTTGTGCTGGAGATATATCTTCTGATGAATCAAGTGATGATAATGCGGTTCCTTTCGAGAAGCCCGATGGTAGTGCTCAAATGAAGTTGGCATCTTCGAAGaaaccaaaaccaagcaagaagcgCAAGCAACCTTCTAACGCaaatgaggagaaggaagagaagaGTCCATTCTTACGATTGTACAAGCAGACATGCGAGAAAATAGAAAGTGGAGTGGAGAAGATAACTTCAAGTGTTGAAGCATCATCCGCTCCTCTCACAAACCATGTTCCCACCATTTCAGAAGTAATGAAGATGGTCAAAGAATGTGGTGTGAAGGAAAAAACTGCTCTCATGCACACAACCCTCACTCTTATAGTGAAGCCCGAGTTTAGGGAAATCTTCAATGTTCTTGAAACAAAAGAAGGGAGGTTTGATTTTTTGGAGAGGGAGCATGAGAAGGAGATGTTGAAGCACGTGTAG
- the LOC123122256 gene encoding uncharacterized protein isoform X4, translating into MGAFSRALPPSLRVADTREPAGGARQPPLHLHGAGLRRSLPGPSVPRARRDGSSAGRALRRWSAGSYPRGRGASRTPGPPDGHVLRPRLRAPRAGLVAGVTVSGRTTANQAAPTPHVPGRPPSAAPATTTPAATRPFRWLTPAEQLERRRQGLCYNCDEPYVPGHVCLRLFYLEAADYVEEDTTVNGLGDLPAPVATKVAPAPAPVTTLVVSLHALAGIRDERTMLLPVMINGERLVALLDMGSTHNFLPEATMRCLALQPTGGEQLRVTVASGDRLRCHGLARNVPITIGDEHFTITCAGIDLGCFDFILGVDFLRTLGPILWDFDAMTMTFWRLGHRVRWEGVGGASPATPQL; encoded by the coding sequence atgggagcgttttcgcgagctctgcctccttcgcttCGGGTCGCCGATACGCGGGAGCCGGCTGGCGGAGCTAGGCAGCCTccccttcacctccacggtgcaggacttcgcCGATCGCTTCCAGGCCCTAGCGTGCCACGCGCCCGGCGTGACGGCTCGTCAGCGGGCCGGGCTCTTCGTCGATGGTCTGCCGGATcatatccgcgtggacgtggagcttcgaggaccccaggacctccagacggccatgtactacgcccgcgcctTCGAGCGCCACGCGCAGGCCTTGTAGCAGGCGTCACCGTCTCGGGGCGCACGACAGCCAACCAGGCCGCCCCCACACCACATGTGCCGGGCCGTCCGCCCTCGGCCGCTCCAGCGACTACCACTCCGGCCGCAACGCGGCCCTTTCGCTGGCTCACCCCGGCCGAGCAGCTCGAGCGCCGTCGCCAGGGGCTTTGCTataactgcgacgagccctacgtgCCGGGCCACGTATGCCTGCGCCTCTTCTACTTGGAGGCAGCCGACTACGTCGAGGAGGACACAACCGTCAACGGGCTCGGCGACTTGCCCGCCCCAGTTGCTACGAAGGTCGCACCGGCGCCTGCTCCAGTGACAACTCTCGTGGTCTCCCTCCATGCGCTTGCGGGCATCCGAGACGAGCGGACTATGCTTTTGCCGGTGATGATCAACGGCGAGCGCCTGGTGGCCCTTCTAGATATGGGCTCCACACATAACTTCCTGCCCGAGGCGACCATGCGCTGCTTAGCGCTCCAGCCGACGGGCGGGGAGCAACTCCGGGTCACCGTGGCTAGCGGCGACCGCCTCCGGTGCCATGGGCTGGCGCGGAACGTGCCCATCACCATCGGCgacgagcacttcaccatcacgtgcgccggcatcgacttgggctgcttcgacttcatcctcggcgtcgACTTCTTGAGGACCCTCGGTCCCATCCTCTGGGACTTCGACGCCATGACGATGACCTTCTGGCGCCTGGGTCACCGCGTCCGGTGGGAGGGCGTGGGTGGCGCCTCACCAGCGACGCCGCAACTGTAG